From a region of the Nonlabens sp. Hel1_33_55 genome:
- a CDS encoding Nif3-like dinuclear metal center hexameric protein — protein MKIKDITDHIEQLAPLHYAQNFDNVGLLVGESNTPVTGVLITLDCLETVIDEAIVRNCNLIVTFHPIIFSGLKHLKPTDYVRRAVLKAIKNNIAIYATHTALDMAHGGVSYRMAHEMGLQNVKTLVPEKSVIKKLQIHVPRENVDELREALFSCGAGQLGNYTDCSFVLDGKGTFMGNDHSNPSRGQKNKRETVQEAVLEVTFLSHQESSVLQAMWENHPYEEVSYSVETLENEYSKIGLGAVGNLENPMSSNDFLKFTKTVFKSGVVRSSLSRKRDIQKVALLGGSGSFAIKNAISCGADAYITADLKYHDFFQGEDLLLCDVGHYESEQFTKNLLQEHISEKFSSFAILCAQTQTNPVNYT, from the coding sequence ATGAAAATCAAGGATATTACTGATCATATAGAGCAATTGGCTCCATTGCACTACGCTCAAAATTTTGACAATGTAGGACTGCTGGTAGGAGAATCGAACACTCCAGTTACTGGAGTCCTCATTACTCTTGATTGTCTGGAAACAGTGATTGATGAAGCTATAGTAAGAAATTGCAATTTAATCGTCACCTTCCATCCTATTATTTTCTCTGGATTGAAGCATTTAAAGCCAACTGATTATGTAAGACGAGCCGTTTTGAAAGCGATTAAGAATAACATCGCGATCTATGCAACACACACCGCACTAGATATGGCTCACGGTGGTGTGAGCTATCGCATGGCTCATGAGATGGGACTTCAAAACGTAAAAACACTCGTTCCAGAAAAGTCAGTCATCAAAAAACTTCAAATTCATGTACCCAGAGAGAATGTAGATGAGCTGCGAGAGGCTCTTTTTTCGTGTGGTGCTGGACAATTGGGCAATTATACCGACTGTAGTTTTGTTTTAGATGGCAAAGGCACCTTCATGGGTAACGATCATAGCAACCCATCTAGAGGTCAAAAAAACAAAAGAGAAACTGTACAGGAAGCTGTATTAGAAGTAACCTTTTTATCTCATCAAGAATCAAGTGTTCTTCAAGCCATGTGGGAGAACCATCCTTATGAGGAAGTTTCTTATTCCGTTGAAACTTTGGAGAATGAATATTCAAAAATCGGCTTGGGCGCTGTTGGTAATTTGGAAAACCCCATGTCCAGTAATGACTTTTTGAAGTTCACAAAGACGGTATTTAAAAGTGGTGTGGTAAGAAGTTCGCTTTCGCGAAAGCGAGATATCCAAAAAGTTGCCCTACTAGGTGGTTCTGGCTCCTTTGCTATCAAAAACGCAATTAGTTGTGGTGCAGATGCTTATATCACGGCAGATTTGAAATATCACGACTTTTTCCAAGGCGAAGACCTATTACTTTGCGATGTAGGACATTACGAAAGTGAGCAGTTCACAAAAAACCTTTTGCAGGAACATATTAGCGAGAAATTTAGTAGTTTTGCAATCCTTTGCGCACAGACGCAAACAAACCCTGTAAATTACACATAG
- a CDS encoding zinc ribbon domain-containing protein codes for MAKKTEATVEDKLRELYDLQLIDSRIDEIRNVRGELPLEVEDLEDEVEGLKTRLAKLDTHLEELNEQIKGKKNLIEEAKTLIKKYSEQQKNVRNNREFNSLSKEIEFQELEMELAEKHIREFKAQIEQQNEVIAESKERLDTRADHLKHKQAELKEILKETEKEEQALLKMSSDHADSIEPRLMKAYARIRKNVKNGLAVVPIERGASGGSYFTIPPQVQVEIASRKKIITDEHSGRILVDAALAHEQAEKMSTTFDKI; via the coding sequence ATGGCAAAAAAGACCGAGGCAACTGTAGAAGACAAGTTAAGAGAACTTTACGACCTACAATTAATCGATTCTAGAATTGATGAGATACGCAACGTTCGTGGGGAATTACCACTAGAAGTTGAAGATCTTGAAGATGAAGTGGAAGGATTGAAAACACGTCTTGCAAAACTGGATACACATCTAGAAGAGCTCAATGAGCAGATCAAAGGCAAGAAAAATTTGATTGAAGAGGCAAAAACTCTTATCAAAAAATATTCTGAGCAACAGAAGAACGTACGTAACAACCGTGAATTCAACTCTTTGTCAAAAGAAATTGAATTTCAGGAATTGGAAATGGAGCTAGCAGAAAAGCACATACGTGAATTCAAGGCTCAGATAGAACAGCAAAATGAGGTTATTGCAGAGAGCAAGGAACGTCTTGACACTCGTGCAGATCACTTAAAGCACAAGCAGGCAGAACTTAAGGAAATCCTTAAGGAAACTGAAAAGGAAGAGCAAGCTCTTTTGAAAATGTCTAGCGATCATGCAGATAGTATTGAGCCACGATTGATGAAGGCTTACGCACGTATTAGAAAGAATGTAAAGAATGGCCTTGCGGTAGTGCCTATTGAAAGAGGTGCTTCAGGTGGATCTTACTTTACGATACCACCACAAGTTCAGGTTGAGATTGCTTCACGCAAAAAAATCATAACTGACGAGCACTCTGGAAGAATATTAGTAGATGCAGCATTAGCTCACGAGCAAGCTGAAAAAATGAGTACTACATTTGACAAAATCTAA
- the msrA gene encoding peptide-methionine (S)-S-oxide reductase MsrA has protein sequence MKFISIILLMFAANSCNQQNKDMEQNDAAMNTEPVEVAVNQEGMEKAYFASGCFWCVEEIFESVKGVSEAVSGYSGGSSTNPTYQNHADHAEANEVIYNPDVVSFKTLVDVYFASQDVEQVNGQGPDRGESYRSIIFYQNAEQKQIIDAKIEELEADGYDVAAEVKPFQKFYVAEDYHQDYAENNPNNGYIQNVSIPRWRRFAAAVPKGIIKDGVSH, from the coding sequence ATGAAATTTATAAGTATCATACTATTGATGTTTGCAGCAAACAGCTGCAATCAACAAAATAAAGACATGGAGCAAAATGATGCTGCCATGAATACAGAACCAGTTGAGGTTGCTGTTAATCAGGAAGGAATGGAGAAGGCCTATTTCGCAAGTGGTTGTTTCTGGTGTGTTGAAGAGATATTTGAAAGTGTCAAAGGAGTGAGCGAAGCGGTATCTGGATACAGTGGTGGTAGTTCCACAAACCCCACGTATCAAAATCACGCTGACCATGCAGAAGCAAACGAGGTTATATATAATCCAGACGTAGTTTCTTTCAAGACTCTTGTAGACGTTTATTTTGCCTCACAAGATGTGGAACAAGTAAACGGACAAGGACCAGATCGCGGAGAATCTTACCGTAGTATCATTTTCTATCAAAACGCAGAACAAAAACAAATTATCGATGCAAAAATTGAAGAATTAGAAGCTGATGGATATGATGTCGCTGCAGAGGTGAAGCCTTTCCAGAAATTCTATGTGGCAGAAGATTACCACCAAGATTATGCAGAGAACAATCCAAATAATGGATACATTCAGAATGTATCGATCCCTAGATGGAGAAGGTTTGCTGCAGCAGTACCTAAAGGTATTATCAAAGATGGCGTGAGCCACTAG
- a CDS encoding NRAMP family divalent metal transporter — MNKYFKVLGPGLIFASTAIGVSHLVQSTRAGMIYGFGFLIAIIVINILKYPFFEYGTRYAAGSGESLIDGYKKLGRWAIWSYFFVMIISLFFVSAAVFNVTAVFMKELFQLHDIGFTLLPLALVIISCFGILAFGKYQLLDTIIKVVGFLMIICTTVAFVLVLLKGPSTASASFVSPDMWSFSTIPFAIALMGWMPTALDLSTWNSLWTLEKQKSSGYKSTVKQATREFGLGYFISAILAIMFLTLGAYLVYGTDTVASSGSADFFNQVIGLFTGAIGEWSYYIIAIAAFCIMYGTSIGVLDGYSRAFKRTSEVLFYKSKQSSGRWFIGALIVTALGGFSINYFLSDNPKGFLLLVDIATILSFLFAPIVAVLNYKLVTNKEFPEEHQPNLLMRLISLLGIIVLILFSIVFIIYYLGFFD, encoded by the coding sequence ATGAATAAGTATTTTAAAGTACTGGGGCCAGGATTAATTTTTGCTAGTACAGCAATAGGAGTAAGTCATTTGGTACAAAGCACTAGGGCTGGAATGATTTACGGATTTGGGTTTTTAATAGCCATTATCGTTATCAATATTTTGAAATACCCCTTTTTTGAATATGGAACTCGCTATGCGGCAGGTTCTGGGGAAAGTCTTATTGATGGTTATAAAAAGTTAGGACGATGGGCGATCTGGTCCTATTTTTTTGTGATGATCATCAGTTTGTTTTTTGTGAGTGCGGCCGTTTTCAATGTAACCGCTGTTTTTATGAAGGAGCTTTTCCAACTTCATGATATTGGTTTCACGCTATTGCCGTTGGCCCTAGTTATAATTTCTTGTTTTGGGATTCTGGCTTTCGGGAAATATCAGTTATTGGATACCATCATTAAGGTGGTAGGTTTCTTGATGATTATTTGTACAACAGTAGCTTTTGTATTGGTGCTTTTAAAAGGTCCGTCCACAGCATCTGCATCCTTTGTCTCTCCAGACATGTGGTCGTTTTCCACAATACCTTTTGCTATTGCTCTTATGGGTTGGATGCCTACAGCGCTAGATTTAAGTACATGGAATAGCCTATGGACACTGGAAAAGCAAAAGTCCTCTGGTTACAAATCAACCGTCAAACAAGCTACAAGAGAATTTGGTTTAGGATATTTTATTAGCGCGATACTCGCTATAATGTTCTTGACTTTAGGTGCATATCTCGTTTATGGAACTGATACCGTAGCATCTTCAGGAAGTGCAGATTTCTTCAATCAGGTCATAGGTCTTTTCACAGGCGCGATAGGCGAGTGGTCCTATTATATAATTGCTATAGCTGCATTTTGTATCATGTATGGAACAAGCATAGGTGTATTAGATGGCTACAGTAGGGCATTCAAAAGAACTAGCGAGGTACTATTCTATAAAAGCAAGCAAAGTAGCGGTAGATGGTTCATAGGAGCATTAATAGTCACCGCTTTAGGAGGTTTCTCAATCAATTATTTTCTTAGTGATAATCCAAAAGGGTTTCTACTACTCGTAGATATAGCCACAATTCTTTCATTCCTATTTGCTCCTATAGTAGCCGTACTCAATTATAAACTGGTGACAAATAAAGAATTCCCAGAAGAACATCAACCTAATCTCTTGATGAGGTTGATTTCTCTTCTGGGAATTATTGTACTAATCCTATTCTCAATAGTATTTATAATATACTATCTAGGCTTTTTTGACTAG
- the asnB gene encoding asparagine synthase B has product MCGIVGVFELKKDSASQRQDVLELSKKLRHRGPDWSGIYCGEKAILAHERLTIVDPQSGGQPLYSPDGKIVLAVNGEIYNHQKIREEYNDYQFKTKSDCEVILALYQDKGVNFMDDLNGMYSFALYDSEKDVFLCARDHQGIIPLYYGTDEMGQFYVASELKALEGTCNEIAPFPPGHYYYSEDKEFTKWYERDWKDYSAVKDNESSVKELRKAMEDSVHRHLMSDVPYGVLLSGGLDSSIVSAVAKKYAARRIESGDYADAWWPQLHSFAIGLEGSPDLAAAETVAEHIGTVHHSVNFTIQEGLDAIKDVIYYLETYDVTTVRASTPMYLLARVIKSMGIKMVLSGEGSDEIFGGYLYFHKAPNPEEFHKETVRKLDTLHLYDNLRANKSLAAWGIEGRVPFLDKEFMDVAMRLNPKDKMCGNGKMEKHILRQAFEDYLPKSVAWRQKEQFSDGVGYSWIDTLKETVNELVTDEMMESAKFKFKINPPQNKEEYYYRSIFADHFPSDAAASCVPSIKSVACSTPIALEWDAAFKNMNDPSGRAVAGVHDDGY; this is encoded by the coding sequence ATGTGCGGAATCGTAGGAGTATTTGAACTTAAAAAAGATAGCGCAAGCCAGAGACAAGATGTTCTGGAGCTTTCAAAAAAATTGAGACATCGTGGACCAGACTGGTCCGGAATCTATTGTGGAGAAAAAGCTATTCTGGCGCACGAGCGTTTGACTATTGTTGATCCGCAATCTGGAGGACAGCCATTATATAGTCCTGACGGTAAAATAGTACTTGCTGTCAATGGTGAGATTTACAACCATCAAAAAATACGTGAAGAGTATAATGATTATCAATTCAAGACAAAGTCTGATTGTGAAGTGATTCTTGCTTTATATCAAGACAAAGGTGTCAACTTCATGGACGATCTTAATGGAATGTACAGTTTTGCACTTTACGATAGCGAGAAAGACGTTTTCCTTTGCGCTCGTGATCATCAAGGAATCATTCCATTGTATTATGGGACTGATGAAATGGGACAATTTTATGTCGCTAGCGAACTTAAAGCACTGGAAGGAACTTGTAATGAGATTGCACCATTCCCTCCAGGACACTATTATTATAGTGAGGATAAAGAATTTACAAAATGGTACGAGCGTGATTGGAAGGATTATTCTGCGGTAAAGGATAATGAGAGTTCAGTCAAGGAATTACGTAAAGCAATGGAAGACAGTGTGCACAGACACTTGATGAGTGATGTACCCTATGGCGTCTTACTTTCAGGAGGATTGGACAGTTCTATCGTTAGCGCCGTTGCAAAGAAATATGCGGCACGTCGTATTGAGTCAGGTGATTATGCAGATGCTTGGTGGCCACAGCTGCACTCTTTTGCTATAGGTCTAGAAGGAAGTCCAGACCTTGCCGCAGCAGAAACTGTTGCAGAACATATAGGAACGGTTCACCACAGTGTGAACTTTACCATTCAAGAAGGTCTTGATGCCATAAAGGATGTTATTTATTATTTGGAAACTTATGACGTTACCACGGTAAGAGCATCAACTCCCATGTATCTTCTAGCTCGAGTCATAAAATCCATGGGGATCAAAATGGTTCTTTCTGGTGAAGGAAGTGACGAGATCTTTGGTGGCTATCTTTATTTTCACAAAGCTCCCAACCCTGAGGAATTTCATAAAGAAACCGTCCGCAAACTGGATACACTACACCTATACGATAACTTGAGGGCAAACAAATCATTAGCTGCTTGGGGTATTGAAGGTCGAGTACCTTTCCTGGACAAGGAATTTATGGATGTGGCGATGCGTCTCAACCCAAAAGATAAAATGTGTGGAAATGGTAAAATGGAAAAACACATCCTGCGCCAGGCCTTTGAGGATTACCTTCCAAAGAGCGTTGCATGGAGACAAAAAGAGCAGTTCAGTGATGGAGTTGGTTACAGCTGGATCGACACGTTAAAAGAAACGGTAAACGAGTTGGTTACCGACGAAATGATGGAGAGTGCAAAGTTCAAATTCAAGATCAACCCACCACAAAACAAAGAAGAATACTATTACCGCAGCATTTTTGCAGACCACTTCCCTAGCGATGCCGCAGCGAGTTGCGTACCTTCAATTAAATCAGTGGCATGTTCGACTCCTATTGCCCTGGAATGGGATGCGGCATTTAAAAACATGAACGATCCATCTGGTAGAGCGGTTGCTGGTGTTCACGATGATGGATACTAA
- a CDS encoding anthranilate synthase component I family protein, translated as MKIYKPNTSHQVILADTMTPVGIYMRLRDKYPGSILLESNEYGQRSNSYSFICCNPVATFEIDYEKVSITTPDSKIEEQSFSIDYDLVKGLEDFKNRFDPGNADFPFPTNGLFGYLSYDAVQLFENIAFDPEKHIESEAIPLVHYQVFQNVLVFDHYHNQLYVFDHVYENGIAKMENLINIIQHRDIAKFDFFTDGPESSEMTDSDFKELVEKGKQHCKRGDVFQIVLSRKFTQAYTGDDFNVYRQLRAINPSPYLFYFDYGNFRIFGSSPEAQLLIKGEKVSIQPIAGTYKRTGNDAADLAAAKELKNDPKETAEHIMLVDLARNDLSRHAREVEVTDYQNIHFYSHVIHMVSTVTGVIDEEDRIPLIGDTFPAGTLSGAPKFRAMQLIDQYEKSSRQFYGGAIGYLGFDGSFNHAIIIRTILSSNNKMQFRAGAGVVVESDLNSETQEVYNKTNALRKAIQQANSK; from the coding sequence ATGAAAATTTACAAACCAAATACTTCTCATCAAGTAATTCTTGCAGATACGATGACTCCTGTAGGAATTTACATGAGGCTGCGTGATAAGTATCCAGGCAGCATTTTGCTGGAGAGTAATGAGTATGGGCAGCGCAGCAACAGCTATTCTTTTATTTGTTGTAATCCTGTAGCAACCTTTGAGATTGATTATGAAAAAGTATCCATCACAACTCCAGACTCAAAAATAGAGGAGCAATCATTTTCTATAGATTATGATTTAGTTAAGGGGTTGGAAGATTTCAAAAATAGATTTGATCCAGGAAACGCAGACTTTCCATTTCCTACAAATGGGCTATTTGGATATTTAAGTTATGATGCTGTCCAGCTATTTGAAAACATTGCTTTTGATCCTGAAAAGCACATAGAAAGCGAGGCAATTCCGTTAGTTCATTATCAAGTATTTCAGAATGTACTGGTATTTGACCATTATCATAATCAGCTATATGTTTTTGATCATGTCTATGAAAATGGAATTGCAAAGATGGAAAACCTGATAAATATTATCCAACATCGTGACATTGCCAAATTCGATTTCTTCACTGACGGGCCAGAGAGTTCTGAAATGACCGATTCAGATTTTAAGGAACTCGTTGAAAAAGGAAAACAACATTGCAAACGTGGTGATGTATTCCAGATCGTACTTTCCAGAAAGTTTACCCAAGCATATACAGGTGATGATTTTAATGTGTATCGCCAGTTGAGAGCAATAAACCCTAGTCCTTATCTCTTTTATTTTGACTACGGTAATTTCAGAATATTCGGTTCCTCGCCAGAAGCGCAGTTGCTTATTAAAGGAGAAAAAGTAAGCATTCAACCCATTGCCGGAACCTACAAACGAACTGGAAACGACGCCGCAGACCTCGCCGCAGCAAAAGAATTGAAAAACGATCCCAAAGAAACCGCTGAACATATCATGCTGGTAGATCTTGCCCGTAACGATTTAAGTCGCCATGCAAGAGAAGTAGAAGTAACCGATTATCAGAATATTCATTTCTACTCACATGTCATTCATATGGTGAGTACCGTTACAGGAGTAATAGATGAAGAAGATCGCATTCCATTAATTGGTGATACGTTCCCTGCTGGAACGTTGAGTGGTGCTCCTAAATTTAGAGCCATGCAGTTGATTGATCAATACGAGAAATCTTCAAGGCAGTTCTATGGAGGCGCTATAGGTTACTTAGGTTTTGATGGTAGTTTCAATCATGCGATCATTATAAGAACCATTCTTTCCAGCAATAACAAAATGCAGTTTAGAGCTGGTGCAGGTGTTGTCGTGGAAAGTGATCTAAATAGCGAGACCCAAGAAGTTTACAATAAAACCAACGCCTTGAGAAAGGCGATTCAACAAGCAAATTCAAAATGA
- a CDS encoding anthranilate synthase component II, which produces MNNNHNILVIDNYDSFTYNLVHYLEDLEAKVTVVRNDKINPENCLNYDAIILSPGPGIPREAGKLMEIIDTVKHSVPILGICLGHQAITEAFGGTIVNLEKVYHGIATVMEHDDSAFFDGVDKQFEAGRYHSWNAQESDFPDVLQITARDEHGQIMALKHKELPIYGVQFHPESVMTPQGKTMLKNFLATL; this is translated from the coding sequence ATGAATAACAACCATAACATATTAGTCATTGACAACTATGACTCGTTCACCTACAATCTAGTCCATTACCTGGAAGATCTAGAGGCTAAAGTGACCGTAGTTAGAAACGATAAGATAAATCCAGAAAATTGTCTGAATTATGATGCGATAATTCTGTCGCCAGGTCCAGGAATACCTCGAGAAGCGGGAAAACTGATGGAAATCATCGATACTGTAAAACACTCGGTTCCCATTTTGGGAATCTGTTTGGGACATCAGGCAATTACTGAAGCTTTTGGCGGTACGATCGTCAATCTTGAAAAAGTCTATCATGGCATTGCAACAGTAATGGAACATGATGACAGTGCCTTCTTTGATGGAGTCGACAAGCAATTTGAAGCCGGTCGTTACCATTCCTGGAACGCACAAGAATCTGATTTTCCTGACGTACTTCAAATTACCGCCCGAGATGAACACGGTCAAATAATGGCATTGAAACATAAAGAATTACCTATTTACGGAGTTCAATTTCACCCAGAAAGTGTGATGACACCGCAAGGAAAAACGATGCTTAAGAACTTTTTAGCAACACTCTAG
- the trpD gene encoding anthranilate phosphoribosyltransferase, with the protein MKEILNELFEHKTLSRKRAHDILTAITAGEVNDSQIAAFLTVYGMRSVTVDELAGFRDAMLEQALIINLDKYNPIDLCGTGGDGKNTFNISTLASFVTAGAGVKVAKHGNYGVSSVSGSSNVMESMGFKFTNDFETLEKQIDQANICFLHAPLFHPAMKAVAPIRRALGIKTFFNMLGPLVNPARPKLQSVGVFNLQLARNYEYLFQNEKDKRYAILHAHDGYDEVSLTGKTRIAGNNGVTDVKPSDFNLPKLTLEQISGGETLEEAATIFKNVLENNATNAQKSVVLANAATAIAVATETPLLMAVEKARESLESGKALECFEKLLEMQ; encoded by the coding sequence ATGAAGGAAATACTCAACGAATTATTTGAACATAAAACGCTTTCGCGAAAGCGTGCTCACGACATCCTTACAGCCATCACTGCTGGTGAAGTCAACGATTCGCAAATCGCTGCATTCCTTACGGTTTACGGCATGCGCAGCGTTACTGTGGATGAGTTGGCTGGATTCCGCGATGCGATGTTGGAGCAGGCTTTAATTATTAATCTGGATAAATACAACCCTATTGATCTATGTGGTACTGGCGGTGATGGGAAAAACACCTTTAATATCAGCACGCTTGCCAGTTTCGTGACTGCGGGCGCTGGAGTGAAAGTAGCGAAACATGGTAATTATGGAGTAAGTTCTGTGAGTGGTTCCAGCAATGTGATGGAATCCATGGGTTTCAAATTCACCAATGATTTTGAAACGCTAGAAAAGCAAATTGATCAGGCCAATATCTGTTTCCTTCACGCACCACTATTTCACCCAGCAATGAAAGCCGTGGCGCCTATAAGAAGAGCACTTGGTATCAAAACGTTTTTCAATATGTTGGGACCATTGGTAAACCCGGCACGACCTAAATTACAAAGCGTTGGTGTTTTTAATTTACAACTGGCCAGGAATTACGAATACCTTTTCCAAAACGAAAAGGACAAGCGATACGCTATACTGCACGCACATGATGGTTATGATGAAGTGAGTTTGACAGGAAAAACAAGAATCGCTGGTAACAATGGCGTGACCGATGTAAAACCTAGCGATTTCAATTTACCGAAACTTACTCTGGAACAAATTTCAGGCGGAGAAACACTGGAAGAGGCAGCGACTATTTTCAAAAATGTCCTGGAGAACAATGCAACCAATGCTCAAAAATCAGTGGTGCTCGCAAATGCTGCAACGGCAATCGCTGTAGCAACAGAAACACCATTATTAATGGCTGTAGAAAAAGCTAGAGAATCATTAGAATCTGGAAAAGCTTTGGAGTGCTTTGAAAAATTATTAGAAATGCAATAA
- the trpC gene encoding indole-3-glycerol phosphate synthase TrpC, which yields MEDILKKITDKTYADLKIRKEIRTLSDLREMPHYTRETISMHDALKNGSGIIAEHKRQSPSKGSFKCPATLEQVVKGYENAGASAISCLTDEPFFGGTLQDLLDTRDCVDIPILRKDFMVDLYQIHEARAFGADAILLIASCLNDEELKTMANEAINLDLDILFEVHDLEELNRVKKVVQDFKTSTYLIGVNNRDLKKFKTDIQISKDLLEHFPKKALAISESGISDPEVVRELQDLGYRGFLIGENFMKTNDPGRTCAKFIKQTTL from the coding sequence TTGGAAGATATACTCAAAAAAATAACTGATAAAACCTACGCTGATCTTAAAATCAGAAAAGAAATAAGAACTCTTTCTGATCTCAGAGAAATGCCGCATTATACTCGTGAAACCATATCCATGCACGACGCATTAAAGAACGGTAGCGGCATCATTGCAGAACATAAGAGACAAAGTCCATCTAAAGGATCGTTCAAGTGTCCAGCAACGCTCGAGCAAGTGGTCAAAGGGTACGAAAACGCTGGTGCCAGCGCCATTAGTTGTTTGACAGACGAGCCGTTTTTTGGAGGAACTTTACAAGATCTACTGGATACCAGAGATTGTGTGGATATTCCTATTCTTCGTAAAGATTTTATGGTTGACTTGTATCAAATCCATGAGGCCCGTGCCTTTGGCGCAGATGCAATTTTACTAATCGCTTCTTGTTTGAATGATGAGGAATTGAAAACAATGGCAAACGAAGCCATCAATCTAGATTTAGATATTTTGTTTGAAGTTCACGATCTGGAAGAATTGAACCGAGTAAAAAAGGTAGTTCAGGATTTCAAGACAAGCACGTATCTCATAGGCGTGAACAACCGCGATCTCAAAAAATTCAAGACAGATATTCAAATTAGCAAGGATTTGCTGGAACACTTTCCTAAAAAAGCTTTGGCTATTAGTGAAAGCGGAATTTCAGATCCAGAAGTTGTTAGAGAACTGCAGGATCTGGGCTATCGAGGCTTTTTGATCGGTGAGAATTTTATGAAGACTAATGATCCGGGACGTACTTGCGCTAAATTTATAAAGCAAACAACGCTATGA
- a CDS encoding phosphoribosylanthranilate isomerase, with protein sequence MMIKVCGMRENNNINALQELDIDFMGIIRYPKSKRFVDDQQKAQIEQLTMNKGTVGVYVNATLQEILQDIIPLQLDVVQLHGDENSAFAKALLELDIKVFKAFQMKKDFDFDTLKDWLQLGKEFPGKLFFLFDTATKNYGGSGKKFNWQMLDSYTGNVPFLLSGGISKTDVADIKKIKHDMFLGVDLNSQFEDEPGLKNIEMIKTFIEKLRK encoded by the coding sequence ATGATGATCAAGGTGTGCGGCATGCGAGAAAACAACAATATCAACGCTCTTCAAGAATTGGATATTGACTTTATGGGCATTATACGCTACCCTAAAAGCAAGAGGTTTGTTGATGATCAACAGAAGGCTCAAATAGAGCAATTGACGATGAATAAAGGAACTGTAGGCGTTTATGTGAATGCCACGCTTCAGGAAATCCTGCAAGATATTATTCCATTGCAATTAGATGTTGTGCAGCTGCATGGTGATGAGAATTCCGCTTTCGCGAAAGCGTTACTAGAATTAGACATCAAGGTGTTCAAAGCATTTCAAATGAAGAAAGACTTTGATTTTGACACTTTAAAAGACTGGCTGCAACTAGGAAAAGAGTTTCCAGGAAAACTATTTTTCCTGTTCGATACAGCGACGAAAAATTATGGTGGCAGCGGCAAGAAATTTAATTGGCAAATGCTCGACTCTTATACTGGAAATGTCCCGTTTTTATTAAGTGGTGGTATTTCTAAAACAGACGTCGCAGACATAAAAAAAATAAAACACGATATGTTCCTAGGTGTAGATCTCAACTCACAATTTGAAGACGAGCCCGGATTGAAGAATATCGAAATGATTAAGACATTCATTGAAAAATTGAGAAAATGA